One Augochlora pura isolate Apur16 chromosome 10, APUR_v2.2.1, whole genome shotgun sequence DNA window includes the following coding sequences:
- the LOC144476542 gene encoding uncharacterized protein LOC144476542 isoform X5: protein MGWTLTGLGVALVIVVVAGAALALCRRYRIGWQWGPRNVWNVCEEWRQRLSWLWAPREEKVSLVKAQCPTAQTNPGLYRQTGNTSQHLFHSDSDLRLDAKGAFTRFESVDRDLHPPLSTASSTIPPQPLRPAPQPRPTGRPRLPPLQTSSAIEYLRMQESGPGPLTPPPAMQRPSAPSRPPGPSVFLFQAPSMPNYGMRKANETSFRYEEVGPTSESIHMESRLQYELEEERRQQDNMCSPYRQFDNSMESNRVRGRMLSGSLGNLDGKVEDDSNDVYGNYDIIQRNHMVTISQSVMEPVYEPGALPKMLQSTQNLGDDLDRKNNELQSIEMKPFRSCSLQDDIDSSYLFRESQGLQKVSQYIRSLPVLPVYDTMNELDQDHGFFDDAIPESINMMNFNSDSTPSPVPPPPAPPDPLQDVPKKNGKTTGEMIFNALKLFTLHNSIDQSKFYNALLSSPQQPEQYSSPSRYPSLIEDSIHSRLESDMQDIYAENDSDVLSVDGYKRSSDLYSPELNMEAQRTAQEVSNSLQNPPSSPLLLKDQEIYAYETDPSFTRTSEDILNSIEQRRKSMESQNGIFNELNEFEDSSAFRMRSSQEFGSVLDDMPMKQRPSQEAFSTNYSMNDYNGISPGNRRGSQGPEPEPPPDETDLKRALSCESMCSDTSVVTTDLEETLTAGLICIGVQYGRGPDNRFNLCVSILEARCLIMPDGEPAQDTYVRVFLLSDTIYTDHELRTRLYKGSSSPSYQENFVIGSLDGSPIGSTLQFKVYSRMGGDDILIGVAIFHLKPLLKAPTTIWLNLIGTHQPTPRLGELMFSLSYSPTAERLTLVVVKAKNLRGVSNVPGDFFVKVYLLQHGKKIHKKRTSIKKGENNPIFNEWIIFQVPTHTLANIQLRLTVAEINEDQSISTKPYSVGHIIVGPTSTGKSLDHWSQMMLKVRHPISMWHPLRK, encoded by the exons GTATCGCATCGGCTGGCAATGGGGACCTAGGAACGTGTGGAACGTCTGCGAGGAATGGCGACAAAGGCTGTCTTGGTTGTGGGCACCTCGGGAGGAGAAG GTTAGCCTGGTGAAAGCACAATGTCCAACAGCGCAGACAAACCCGGGCTTGTATCGGCAAACCGGAAATACGTCTCAGCATCTGTTCCACAGCGACAGCGACCTCAGGCTCGACGCGAAGGGAGCTTTTACAAG ATTCGAATCGGTGGATAGAGACCTGCACCCACCGCTGAGCACCGCCAGCAGCACGATACCACCACAGCCTTTGAGACCAGCGCCACAACCAAGGCCAACCGGTCGACCAAGGCTGCCTCCACTTCAAACCTCGAGTGCCATAGAGTACCTGAGAATGCAAGAGTCTGGCCCAGGTCCATTAACTCCGCCTCCGGCGATGCAAAGACCCTCGGCTCCCTCGAGACCTCCTGGTCCCTCGGTGTTCCTCTTTCAGGCGCCATCGATGCCCAACTACGGGATGCGCAAAGCGAACGAGACTTCGTTTAGGTACGAAGAAGTTGGTCCGACATCGGAAAGCATCCACATGGAGTCGCGGTTGCAATACGAACTCGAAGAGGAGCGGCGACAGCAGGATAATATGTGCAGCCCCTACAGGCAGTTTGACAACAGCATGGAGTCTAACAGGGTCCGTGGCAGAATGCTCAGCGGCTCTCTGGGCAACCTAGATGGAAAGGTTGAGGATGACAGCAACGATGTCTACGGTAACTACGACATTATCCAGAGGAATCATATGGTGACCATCAGCCAATCGGTGATGGAGCCGGTCTACGAGCCGGGCGCGCTGCCCAAGATGCTGCAGAGCACCCAAAACCTCGGGGACGACCTGGACCGCAAGAACAACGAGTTGCAGAGCATCGAGATGAAGCCCTTCAGGAGCTGCAGCTTGCAGGACGACATCGACTCGTCCTACTTGTTCCGGGAGTCACAGGGCTTGCAGAAAGTCTCGCAGTATATAAGGAGCTTGCCCGTTCTTCCTGTTTACGACACGATGAACGAACTAGATCAGGATCACGGGTTCTTCGACGACGCGATCCCAGAGTCAATCAATATGATGAACTTTAACAGCGACTCGACCCCTAGCCCAGTGCCGCCCCCGCCTGCACCCCCAGATCCACTGCAAGACGTGCCAAAAAAGAACGGGAAGACAACCGGCGAGATGATATTCAATGCTCTCAAATTGTTTACTTTACACAACTCCATCGACCAGTCGAAGTTTTACAA TGCGCTCCTCTCCTCGCCACAGCAACCCGAACAGTACTCTTCTCCGTCGAGATATCCGTCATTGATAGAGGATAGCATCCATAGTCGGTTAGAAAGCGACATGCAAGACATTTACGCAGAGAATGATTCCGACGTGTTGAGCGTCGACGGTTACAAACGTAGCTCCGATCTTTATAGTCCTGAGCTGAATATGGAAGCTCAAAGAACTGCGCAAGAG GTATCCAACAGTTTACAAAACCCTCCATCGTCGCCATTATTACTCAAAGATCAAGAGATCTACGCCTACGAGACTGATCCTAGCTTTACAAGGACGTCAGAG GATATTCTGAACAGTATTGAACAAAGGAGGAAAAGCATGGAAAGTCAGAACGGTATATTCAACGAACTCAACGAGTTCGAGGACTCGAGCGCGTTCAG AATGCGAAGCAGTCAAGAGTTTGGCAGCGTGCTCGACGACATGCCCATGAAACAAAGACCGTCTCAG GAGGCGTTCTCGacgaattattcaatgaaCGATTACAATGGAATCAGTCCCGGCAATCGTCGGGGATCCCAGGGGCCGGAACCAGAGCCGCCGCCGGATGAGACGGACCTGAAGAGGGCATTAAGCTGCGAGAGCATGTGCTCGGACACCAGCGTTGTTACCACCGACCTCGAAGAAACGCTTACCGCCGGGTTGATCTGCATCGGCGTTCAATACGGCCGTGGGCCTGACAACAGGTTTAATCTGTGTGTCAGTATTCTCGAGGCGAGGTGTCTCATTATGCCCGACGGCGAACCTGCACAAGACACATACGTCAG AGTATTCCTATTATCGGACACGATATACACGGACCACGAATTAAGAACAAGACTATATAAAGGCAGTTCATCGCCCAGTTACCAAGAAAACTTTGTCATCGGAAGCCTTGATGGCTCCCCCATTGGCAGCACTCTGCAATTCAAA GTGTACTCCAGGATGGGCGGCGACGATATCCTCATAGGCGTAGCTATCTTCCACCTGAAGCCTCTACTAAAAGCGCCAACAACCATCTGGTTAAATCTCATAGGAACACACCAGCCTACGCCGCGGTTAGGCGAATTAATGTTCTCTTTGTCCTACTCACCGACTGCTGAACGACTCACCCTAGTTGTCGTAAAAGCGAAGAATTTACGTGGCGTCAGTAACGTCCCGGGGGATTTCTTCGTTAAG GTTTACCTATTGCAACACGGAAAGAAGATCCACAAGAAGAGGACGTCCATTAAGAAAGGAGAAAATAATCCAATTTTCAACGAGTGGATTATTTTTCAAGTACCCACTCACACTCTCGCA AACATCCAGCTGAGACTGACCGTGGCAGAGATAAACGAAGACCAAAGCATAAGCACGAAACCATACTCCGTCGGGCACATCATAGTTGGTCCCACGTCGACTGGAAAGTCGTTGGATCACTGGTCCCAGATGATGTTGAAAGTCAGACATCCGATTTCCATGTGGCATCCTCTCAGAAAGTGA
- the LOC144476542 gene encoding uncharacterized protein LOC144476542 isoform X6: MGWTLTGLGVALVIVVVAGAALALCRRYRIGWQWGPRNVWNVCEEWRQRLSWLWAPREEKVSLVKAQCPTAQTNPGLYRQTGNTSQHLFHSDSDLRLDAKGAFTRFESVDRDLHPPLSTASSTIPPQPLRPAPQPRPTGRPRLPPLQTSSAIEYLRMQESGPGPLTPPPAMQRPSAPSRPPGPSVFLFQAPSMPNYGMRKANETSFRYEEVGPTSESIHMESRLQYELEEERRQQDNMCSPYRQFDNSMESNRVRGRMLSGSLGNLDGKVEDDSNDVYGNYDIIQRNHMVTISQSVMEPVYEPGALPKMLQSTQNLGDDLDRKNNELQSIEMKPFRSCSLQDDIDSSYLFRESQGLQKVSQYIRSLPVLPVYDTMNELDQDHGFFDDAIPESINMMNFNSDSTPSPVPPPPAPPDPLQDVPKKNGKTTGEMIFNALKLFTLHNSIDQSKFYNALLSSPQQPEQYSSPSRYPSLIEDSIHSRLESDMQDIYAENDSDVLSVDGYKRSSDLYSPELNMEAQRTAQEVSNSLQNPPSSPLLLKDQEIYAYETDPSFTRTSEDILNSIEQRRKSMESQNGIFNELNEFEDSSAFRMRSSQEFGSVLDDMPMKQRPSQAFSTNYSMNDYNGISPGNRRGSQGPEPEPPPDETDLKRALSCESMCSDTSVVTTDLEETLTAGLICIGVQYGRGPDNRFNLCVSILEARCLIMPDGEPAQDTYVRVFLLSDTIYTDHELRTRLYKGSSSPSYQENFVIGSLDGSPIGSTLQFKVYSRMGGDDILIGVAIFHLKPLLKAPTTIWLNLIGTHQPTPRLGELMFSLSYSPTAERLTLVVVKAKNLRGVSNVPGDFFVKVYLLQHGKKIHKKRTSIKKGENNPIFNEWIIFQVPTHTLANIQLRLTVAEINEDQSISTKPYSVGHIIVGPTSTGKSLDHWSQMMLKVRHPISMWHPLRK; encoded by the exons GTATCGCATCGGCTGGCAATGGGGACCTAGGAACGTGTGGAACGTCTGCGAGGAATGGCGACAAAGGCTGTCTTGGTTGTGGGCACCTCGGGAGGAGAAG GTTAGCCTGGTGAAAGCACAATGTCCAACAGCGCAGACAAACCCGGGCTTGTATCGGCAAACCGGAAATACGTCTCAGCATCTGTTCCACAGCGACAGCGACCTCAGGCTCGACGCGAAGGGAGCTTTTACAAG ATTCGAATCGGTGGATAGAGACCTGCACCCACCGCTGAGCACCGCCAGCAGCACGATACCACCACAGCCTTTGAGACCAGCGCCACAACCAAGGCCAACCGGTCGACCAAGGCTGCCTCCACTTCAAACCTCGAGTGCCATAGAGTACCTGAGAATGCAAGAGTCTGGCCCAGGTCCATTAACTCCGCCTCCGGCGATGCAAAGACCCTCGGCTCCCTCGAGACCTCCTGGTCCCTCGGTGTTCCTCTTTCAGGCGCCATCGATGCCCAACTACGGGATGCGCAAAGCGAACGAGACTTCGTTTAGGTACGAAGAAGTTGGTCCGACATCGGAAAGCATCCACATGGAGTCGCGGTTGCAATACGAACTCGAAGAGGAGCGGCGACAGCAGGATAATATGTGCAGCCCCTACAGGCAGTTTGACAACAGCATGGAGTCTAACAGGGTCCGTGGCAGAATGCTCAGCGGCTCTCTGGGCAACCTAGATGGAAAGGTTGAGGATGACAGCAACGATGTCTACGGTAACTACGACATTATCCAGAGGAATCATATGGTGACCATCAGCCAATCGGTGATGGAGCCGGTCTACGAGCCGGGCGCGCTGCCCAAGATGCTGCAGAGCACCCAAAACCTCGGGGACGACCTGGACCGCAAGAACAACGAGTTGCAGAGCATCGAGATGAAGCCCTTCAGGAGCTGCAGCTTGCAGGACGACATCGACTCGTCCTACTTGTTCCGGGAGTCACAGGGCTTGCAGAAAGTCTCGCAGTATATAAGGAGCTTGCCCGTTCTTCCTGTTTACGACACGATGAACGAACTAGATCAGGATCACGGGTTCTTCGACGACGCGATCCCAGAGTCAATCAATATGATGAACTTTAACAGCGACTCGACCCCTAGCCCAGTGCCGCCCCCGCCTGCACCCCCAGATCCACTGCAAGACGTGCCAAAAAAGAACGGGAAGACAACCGGCGAGATGATATTCAATGCTCTCAAATTGTTTACTTTACACAACTCCATCGACCAGTCGAAGTTTTACAA TGCGCTCCTCTCCTCGCCACAGCAACCCGAACAGTACTCTTCTCCGTCGAGATATCCGTCATTGATAGAGGATAGCATCCATAGTCGGTTAGAAAGCGACATGCAAGACATTTACGCAGAGAATGATTCCGACGTGTTGAGCGTCGACGGTTACAAACGTAGCTCCGATCTTTATAGTCCTGAGCTGAATATGGAAGCTCAAAGAACTGCGCAAGAG GTATCCAACAGTTTACAAAACCCTCCATCGTCGCCATTATTACTCAAAGATCAAGAGATCTACGCCTACGAGACTGATCCTAGCTTTACAAGGACGTCAGAG GATATTCTGAACAGTATTGAACAAAGGAGGAAAAGCATGGAAAGTCAGAACGGTATATTCAACGAACTCAACGAGTTCGAGGACTCGAGCGCGTTCAG AATGCGAAGCAGTCAAGAGTTTGGCAGCGTGCTCGACGACATGCCCATGAAACAAAGACCGTCTCAG GCGTTCTCGacgaattattcaatgaaCGATTACAATGGAATCAGTCCCGGCAATCGTCGGGGATCCCAGGGGCCGGAACCAGAGCCGCCGCCGGATGAGACGGACCTGAAGAGGGCATTAAGCTGCGAGAGCATGTGCTCGGACACCAGCGTTGTTACCACCGACCTCGAAGAAACGCTTACCGCCGGGTTGATCTGCATCGGCGTTCAATACGGCCGTGGGCCTGACAACAGGTTTAATCTGTGTGTCAGTATTCTCGAGGCGAGGTGTCTCATTATGCCCGACGGCGAACCTGCACAAGACACATACGTCAG AGTATTCCTATTATCGGACACGATATACACGGACCACGAATTAAGAACAAGACTATATAAAGGCAGTTCATCGCCCAGTTACCAAGAAAACTTTGTCATCGGAAGCCTTGATGGCTCCCCCATTGGCAGCACTCTGCAATTCAAA GTGTACTCCAGGATGGGCGGCGACGATATCCTCATAGGCGTAGCTATCTTCCACCTGAAGCCTCTACTAAAAGCGCCAACAACCATCTGGTTAAATCTCATAGGAACACACCAGCCTACGCCGCGGTTAGGCGAATTAATGTTCTCTTTGTCCTACTCACCGACTGCTGAACGACTCACCCTAGTTGTCGTAAAAGCGAAGAATTTACGTGGCGTCAGTAACGTCCCGGGGGATTTCTTCGTTAAG GTTTACCTATTGCAACACGGAAAGAAGATCCACAAGAAGAGGACGTCCATTAAGAAAGGAGAAAATAATCCAATTTTCAACGAGTGGATTATTTTTCAAGTACCCACTCACACTCTCGCA AACATCCAGCTGAGACTGACCGTGGCAGAGATAAACGAAGACCAAAGCATAAGCACGAAACCATACTCCGTCGGGCACATCATAGTTGGTCCCACGTCGACTGGAAAGTCGTTGGATCACTGGTCCCAGATGATGTTGAAAGTCAGACATCCGATTTCCATGTGGCATCCTCTCAGAAAGTGA
- the LOC144476542 gene encoding uncharacterized protein LOC144476542 isoform X4, translating to MGWTLTGLGVALVIVVVAGAALALCRRYRIGWQWGPRNVWNVCEEWRQRLSWLWAPREEKVSLVKAQCPTAQTNPGLYRQTGNTSQHLFHSDSDLRLDAKGAFTRFESVDRDLHPPLSTASSTIPPQPLRPAPQPRPTGRPRLPPLQTSSAIEYLRMQESGPGPLTPPPAMQRPSAPSRPPGPSVFLFQAPSMPNYGMRKANETSFRYEEVGPTSESIHMESRLQYELEEERRQQDNMCSPYRQFDNSMESNRVRGRMLSGSLGNLDGKVEDDSNDVYGNYDIIQRNHMVTISQSVMEPVYEPGALPKMLQSTQNLGDDLDRKNNELQSIEMKPFRSCSLQDDIDSSYLFRESQGLQKVSQYIRSLPVLPVYDTMNELDQDHGFFDDAIPESINMMNFNSDSTPSPVPPPPAPPDPLQDVPKKNGKTTGEMIFNALKLFTLHNSIDQSKFYNALLSSPQQPEQYSSPSRYPSLIEDSIHSRLESDMQDIYAENDSDVLSVDGYKRSSDLYSPELNMEAQRTAQEVSNSLQNPPSSPLLLKDQEIYAYETDPSFTRTSEDILNSIEQRRKSMESQNGIFNELNEFEDSSAFRMRSSQEFGSVLDDMPMKQRPSQEEAFSTNYSMNDYNGISPGNRRGSQGPEPEPPPDETDLKRALSCESMCSDTSVVTTDLEETLTAGLICIGVQYGRGPDNRFNLCVSILEARCLIMPDGEPAQDTYVRVFLLSDTIYTDHELRTRLYKGSSSPSYQENFVIGSLDGSPIGSTLQFKVYSRMGGDDILIGVAIFHLKPLLKAPTTIWLNLIGTHQPTPRLGELMFSLSYSPTAERLTLVVVKAKNLRGVSNVPGDFFVKVYLLQHGKKIHKKRTSIKKGENNPIFNEWIIFQVPTHTLANIQLRLTVAEINEDQSISTKPYSVGHIIVGPTSTGKSLDHWSQMMLKVRHPISMWHPLRK from the exons GTATCGCATCGGCTGGCAATGGGGACCTAGGAACGTGTGGAACGTCTGCGAGGAATGGCGACAAAGGCTGTCTTGGTTGTGGGCACCTCGGGAGGAGAAG GTTAGCCTGGTGAAAGCACAATGTCCAACAGCGCAGACAAACCCGGGCTTGTATCGGCAAACCGGAAATACGTCTCAGCATCTGTTCCACAGCGACAGCGACCTCAGGCTCGACGCGAAGGGAGCTTTTACAAG ATTCGAATCGGTGGATAGAGACCTGCACCCACCGCTGAGCACCGCCAGCAGCACGATACCACCACAGCCTTTGAGACCAGCGCCACAACCAAGGCCAACCGGTCGACCAAGGCTGCCTCCACTTCAAACCTCGAGTGCCATAGAGTACCTGAGAATGCAAGAGTCTGGCCCAGGTCCATTAACTCCGCCTCCGGCGATGCAAAGACCCTCGGCTCCCTCGAGACCTCCTGGTCCCTCGGTGTTCCTCTTTCAGGCGCCATCGATGCCCAACTACGGGATGCGCAAAGCGAACGAGACTTCGTTTAGGTACGAAGAAGTTGGTCCGACATCGGAAAGCATCCACATGGAGTCGCGGTTGCAATACGAACTCGAAGAGGAGCGGCGACAGCAGGATAATATGTGCAGCCCCTACAGGCAGTTTGACAACAGCATGGAGTCTAACAGGGTCCGTGGCAGAATGCTCAGCGGCTCTCTGGGCAACCTAGATGGAAAGGTTGAGGATGACAGCAACGATGTCTACGGTAACTACGACATTATCCAGAGGAATCATATGGTGACCATCAGCCAATCGGTGATGGAGCCGGTCTACGAGCCGGGCGCGCTGCCCAAGATGCTGCAGAGCACCCAAAACCTCGGGGACGACCTGGACCGCAAGAACAACGAGTTGCAGAGCATCGAGATGAAGCCCTTCAGGAGCTGCAGCTTGCAGGACGACATCGACTCGTCCTACTTGTTCCGGGAGTCACAGGGCTTGCAGAAAGTCTCGCAGTATATAAGGAGCTTGCCCGTTCTTCCTGTTTACGACACGATGAACGAACTAGATCAGGATCACGGGTTCTTCGACGACGCGATCCCAGAGTCAATCAATATGATGAACTTTAACAGCGACTCGACCCCTAGCCCAGTGCCGCCCCCGCCTGCACCCCCAGATCCACTGCAAGACGTGCCAAAAAAGAACGGGAAGACAACCGGCGAGATGATATTCAATGCTCTCAAATTGTTTACTTTACACAACTCCATCGACCAGTCGAAGTTTTACAA TGCGCTCCTCTCCTCGCCACAGCAACCCGAACAGTACTCTTCTCCGTCGAGATATCCGTCATTGATAGAGGATAGCATCCATAGTCGGTTAGAAAGCGACATGCAAGACATTTACGCAGAGAATGATTCCGACGTGTTGAGCGTCGACGGTTACAAACGTAGCTCCGATCTTTATAGTCCTGAGCTGAATATGGAAGCTCAAAGAACTGCGCAAGAG GTATCCAACAGTTTACAAAACCCTCCATCGTCGCCATTATTACTCAAAGATCAAGAGATCTACGCCTACGAGACTGATCCTAGCTTTACAAGGACGTCAGAG GATATTCTGAACAGTATTGAACAAAGGAGGAAAAGCATGGAAAGTCAGAACGGTATATTCAACGAACTCAACGAGTTCGAGGACTCGAGCGCGTTCAG AATGCGAAGCAGTCAAGAGTTTGGCAGCGTGCTCGACGACATGCCCATGAAACAAAGACCGTCTCA ggAGGAGGCGTTCTCGacgaattattcaatgaaCGATTACAATGGAATCAGTCCCGGCAATCGTCGGGGATCCCAGGGGCCGGAACCAGAGCCGCCGCCGGATGAGACGGACCTGAAGAGGGCATTAAGCTGCGAGAGCATGTGCTCGGACACCAGCGTTGTTACCACCGACCTCGAAGAAACGCTTACCGCCGGGTTGATCTGCATCGGCGTTCAATACGGCCGTGGGCCTGACAACAGGTTTAATCTGTGTGTCAGTATTCTCGAGGCGAGGTGTCTCATTATGCCCGACGGCGAACCTGCACAAGACACATACGTCAG AGTATTCCTATTATCGGACACGATATACACGGACCACGAATTAAGAACAAGACTATATAAAGGCAGTTCATCGCCCAGTTACCAAGAAAACTTTGTCATCGGAAGCCTTGATGGCTCCCCCATTGGCAGCACTCTGCAATTCAAA GTGTACTCCAGGATGGGCGGCGACGATATCCTCATAGGCGTAGCTATCTTCCACCTGAAGCCTCTACTAAAAGCGCCAACAACCATCTGGTTAAATCTCATAGGAACACACCAGCCTACGCCGCGGTTAGGCGAATTAATGTTCTCTTTGTCCTACTCACCGACTGCTGAACGACTCACCCTAGTTGTCGTAAAAGCGAAGAATTTACGTGGCGTCAGTAACGTCCCGGGGGATTTCTTCGTTAAG GTTTACCTATTGCAACACGGAAAGAAGATCCACAAGAAGAGGACGTCCATTAAGAAAGGAGAAAATAATCCAATTTTCAACGAGTGGATTATTTTTCAAGTACCCACTCACACTCTCGCA AACATCCAGCTGAGACTGACCGTGGCAGAGATAAACGAAGACCAAAGCATAAGCACGAAACCATACTCCGTCGGGCACATCATAGTTGGTCCCACGTCGACTGGAAAGTCGTTGGATCACTGGTCCCAGATGATGTTGAAAGTCAGACATCCGATTTCCATGTGGCATCCTCTCAGAAAGTGA